A single region of the Nicotiana sylvestris chromosome 6, ASM39365v2, whole genome shotgun sequence genome encodes:
- the LOC104237334 gene encoding protein HOTHEAD-like, translating into MAVVGPVIVKLLLPLILLWLNFNSSLSLTQARKWESWKDRYPFIKAASSFSSSSSSSSNVGSQKANYYDYIIVGGGTAGCPLAATLSQKFSVLLLERGGVPFANVNVSFMQNFHISLADTSPSSASQIFVSTDGVFNSRAKILGGGSCINAGFYSRASSSYIKKAGWDSKLVNESYPWIEKQIVHKPNLAPWQRAVRDGLLEVGISPFNGFTYDHVYGTKFGGTIFDRIGRRKSAAELLASANPEKLHVLVHATVQKIEFDTSGKKPRAVGVIFKDENGNKHKAFLSKRRGSEIIVSSGAIGSPQILMLSGIGPKKELEKLNIPVVLDNKFVGKGMSDNPLNTIFVPTNRPVEQSLIQTVGITKMGVYIEASSGYGQTEDSIHCNHGVVSAEIGQLSTVPPKQRAQEAIEVYKRNKKNVPQEAFRGGFILAKIATPLSTGKISLKSTNIDDIPSVTFNYFSHPRDLKRCVNGIRIMEKLVKSKHFTNYTQCDKETLDKLLNISVQANINLIPKHTNDTESLEQFCKDTVITIWHYHGGCHVGKVVTSDYKVINVHRLRVIDGSTFTESPGTNPQATLMMMGRYMGVQILRERLGRAAGL; encoded by the exons CAAGAAAATGGGAATCATGGAAAGATAGATATCCATTTATAAAAGCTGCAAGCTCATTctcatcatcatcttcatcttcatcaaaTGTTGGGAGCCAAAAGGCAAATTATTATGACTATATAATAGTGGGAGGAGGCACAGCTGGTTGTCCTTTGGCAGCAACTTTGTCACAGAAATTCAGTGTATTATTACTGGAAAGAGGAGGAGTTCCATTTGCAAATGTAAATGTGTCATTCATGCAAAACTTTCATATCTCTTTGGCTGACACTTCACCATCTTCTGCTTCCCAAATTTTTGTCTCAACTGATGGAGTCTTTAATTCAAGAGCTAAAATCTTGGGCGGAGGCAGTTGCATCAATGCTGGTTTCTACAGTCGTGCTAGCTCAAG TTATATCAAGAAAGCAGGGTGGGATTCTAAACTGGTGAATGAATCATACCCTTGGATTGAGAAGCAAATTGTTCATAAACCAAACTTGGCACCATGGCAAAGAGCTGTAAGGGACGGTCTTTTAGAAGTTGGTATCTCACCTTTTAATGGATTCACGTATGATCATGTATATGGAACCAAATTTGGAGGAACCATTTTCGACAGAATTGGTCGTCGTAAATCTGCAGCTGAACTACTCGCCTCAGCTAACCCTGAGAAGCTTCATGTTTTGGTCCATGCAACAGTTCAAAAGATTGAGTTTGACACATCAG GAAAGAAGCCAAGAGCAGTAGGAGTGATATTCAAAGATGAAAATGGGAACAAACACAAGGCCTTTCTTTCAAAGAGAAGGGGAAGTGAAATTATAGTGTCATCTGGTGCAATTGGGAGCCCTCAGATTCTGATGCTCAGTGGAATAGGACcaaagaaagaattggaaaaattgaACATCCCGGTGGTACTTGACAATAAATTCGTAGGTAAAGGCATGTCAGACAACCCCTTAAACACCATATTTGTTCCCACAAATAGGCCTGTTGAGCAGTCGCTGATCCAGACGGTAGGAATTACCAAGATGGGGGTCTATATTGAAGCTAGTAGTGGATATGGACAAACCGAAGACAGCATTCATTGCAATCATGGTGTCGTTTCAGCTGAG ATAGGGCAACTCTCCACCGTTCCTCCGAAGCAGAGAGCACAAGAAGCGATTGAAGTGtacaaaagaaacaagaaaaatgTTCCACAAGAAGCATTCAGAGGAGGTTTCATATTAGCAAAGATAGCTACACCTTTATCAACAGGGAAGATTAGCCTAAAGAGTACCAACATTGATGACATTCCTTCTGTCACCTTCAACTACTTCAGCCATCCACGCGATCTAAAGCGATGTGTAAATGGCATACGCATTATGGAGAAGCTTGTGAAGTCAAAACATTTCACCAACTACACACAGTGCGACAAGGAGACATTGGACAAGTTGCTTAACATCAGTGTCCAAGCTAATATTAATCTTATACCGAAACACACCAATGATACAGAGTCACTTGAACAGTTCTGCAAAGACACTGTGATCACAATATGGCACTATCACGGGGGTTGCCATGTCGGCAAGGTGGTAACCTCTGATTACAAGGTTATTAATGTCCACAGGCTCCGTGTAATTGATGGTTCGACATTCACTGAGTCGCCAGGCACCAATCCTCAAGCCACACTTATGATGATGGGCAG GTATATGGGAGTACAGATTTTAAGAGAAAGATTAGGAAGAGCAGCTGGTTTATAA
- the LOC104237331 gene encoding putative pentatricopeptide repeat-containing protein At1g17630 — protein MLHCRWPRRLTSLPPFSVSPTIFNHFHSLSSANQSHNTQNHQLDLLDHLLQQCSLYNLKQLKQIHAKFISIGSSNSSFVAARLISVYAKFELLNEAQKVFETCPNECFSNLFLWNSILRANVSHGKCEEAVKLYIKMREFGSLADGFGFPLIIKACGMLGDYNLCSIVHCHVVQMGFRDHLHVGNELMNMYGKIGRMEIAHKVLDRMTVRTQISWNIIVSGFAQNFDCDAAYETFLQMELEGFVPNSVTWTSLLSSFARCRRHEDTWKLYVLMRKKEVEATAEALAVVISVCVGDDAIRKCETVHGYVIKGGFENNSIVINSLLCTYGKRGAVKQAECLFSGLQLKTIVTWNSLVSCYAESGLCNEAYSLFLQLQELDDPMMKPNVISWSAVIGAFAMAERHEESLEIFRRMQVARVVANDVTISSVLSVCAELSNFRLGMEVHGYSVRFLVDKNTLMGNGLVNMYMKCGSLQKGNIIFEGIGKKDLISWNTMISGFGMHGLGVNALETFEQMINAGTKPDEVTFVAVLSACGHAGLVDEGNKVFDQMKRVFGIEPQMEHYACMVDLFGRAGLLQRASEMVQNMPMRPNPCVWGALLNSCKMHKNTEVAEETAAQIFNLESEMTGSYMLLCNLYAGNGRWKDSANVRISAKTQGLKKAPGQSWIEVKKKVYMFLAGKPMDSGMEDVHIMLNILSLHMAKEEIMPQKSTALQCAEEQEDYLYLAS, from the coding sequence ATGCTCCACTGCCGTTGGCCAAGGCGTCTCACTTCCCTCCCTCCATTTTCAGTTTCCCCTACAATTTTCAACcattttcattctctttcttcAGCCAATCAATCTCACAACACCCAAAATCATCAGCTTGACTTGTTGGACCATCTACTTCAACAATGTAGCCTTTATAATCTTAAACAACTGAAGCAAATTCATGCAAAGTTCATAAGTATTGGTTCGTCAAACTCTTCTTTTGTAGCTGCCAGACTTATATCCGTTTACGCTAAATTTGAGCTTCTCAATGAAGCCCAAAAAGTATTTGAAACCTGCCCAAATGAGTGCTTTTCGAATTTATTTTTGTGGAATTCGATCTTGAGGGCTAACGTTTCTCATGGAAAATGTGAAGAGGCTGTAAAGCTTTATATTAAAATGCGTGAATTTGGAAGTTTGGCTGATGGGTTTGGTTTTCCTTTAATTATAAAGGCATGTGGTATGTTGGGTGACTATAATCTGTGTAGCATAGTGCATTGTCATGTTGTACAAATGGGTTTTCGAGATCATCTTCATGTTGGAAATGAATTGATGAACATGTATGGGAAAATTGGGCGAATGGAAATTGCACATAAAGTGCTTGATAGAATGACCGTGAGAACTCAAATATCATGGAACATTATTGTTTCGGGTTTTGCGCAGAACTTTGACTGTGATGCTGCATACGAGACGTTTTTACAGATGGAACTTGAGGGGTTTGTACCAAATTCTGTGACTTGGACGTCCTTATTATCTAGTTTTGCTAGGTGTAGACGTCACGAGGATACGTGGaaactttatgttttgatgagaAAGAAAGAAGTTGAAGCCACTGCTGAGGCACTTGCTGTTGTAATATCAGTTTGTGTTGGTGACGATGCGATTCGTAAGTGTGAGACAGTGCACGGATATGTTATTAAGGGGGGCTTTGAGAATAATTCTATTGTGATAAACTCATTATTGTGCACGTATGGGAAACGTGGTGCTGTGAAACAGGCTGAATGTCTGTTCTCTGGATTGCAATTAAAGACTATAGTGACCTGGAATTCTTTAGTATCTTGTTACGCAGAATCAGGGCTATGTAACGAGGCCTATTCTTTATTTTTGCAGTTACAAGAGTTAGATGATCCAATGATGAAACCTAACGTCATAAGTTGGAGTGCTGTTATAGGGGCTTTTGCTATGGCTGAGAGGCACGAGGAGTCTTTAGAAATCTTTCGACGTATGCAAGTTGCTAGAGTTGTGGCCAATGATGTTACAATTTCAAGTGTTTTATCAGTTTGTGCAGAGCTTTCAAACTTCCGTCTTGGTATGGAAGTCCATGGTTATTCAGTACGGTTTCTAGTGGACAAAAATACTTTGATGGGGAATGGGTTGGTTAATATGTACATGAAGTGTGGTAGTCTGCAGAAAGGGAACATAATATTTGAGGGCATAGGAAAAAAAGATTTAATTTCATGGAACACAATGATTTCTGGATTTGGAATGCATGGACTTGGTGTTAATGCCCTAGAAACATTTGAACAGATGATTAATGCTGGAACGAAGCCAGATGAAGTTACTTTTGTTGCAGTTCTTTCTGCATGTGGTCATGCAGGCCTTGTTGACGAGGGGAATAAAGTTTTCGATCAGATGAAGCGTGTGTTTGGAATTGAACCACAAATGGAGCATTATGCTTGTATGGTAGATCTTTTTGGCCGTGCTGGGCTATTGCAGAGGGCTAGTGAAATGGTGCAAAACATGCCAATGAGGCCCAATCCCTGTGTCTGGGGAGCACTGCTTAACTCTTGTAAAATGCATAAAAACACGGAAGTCGCAGAAGAAACCGCTGCTCAGATTTTCAACCTCGAGTCTGAGATGACGGGGAGCTACATGTTGCTCTGTAATCTATATGCTGGAAATGGAAGGTGGAAGGATTCAGCAAATGTGAGGATATCAGCAAAGACACAGGGTTTGAAAAAAGCTCCAGGACAAAGCTGGATTGAGGTGAAAAAGAAGGTTTATATGTTCTTAGCAGGGAAACCTATGGACTCGGGGATGGAAGATGTTCATATAATGCTTAATATTCTAAGCCTTCATATGGCTAAGGAAGAAATCATGCCCCAAAAGAGCACTGCTTTACAATGTGCAGAAGAACAAGAAGACTATCTGTATTTGGCATCATGA
- the LOC104237333 gene encoding LOB domain-containing protein 22-like, which translates to MQNQITTISTSIPNHHHTTHTTFATANNLNHNYSTKRVNNNNNNNNNNNNKNVLLRVNGTGQACAACKYQRRKCAPDCVLAPYFPHDRQRQFLNAHKLFGVSNITKIIRHLDQPLKDEAMRTIIFQSDVRANDPVGGCYRIIRDLQRHIDYCKAELDIVLHQLAYCRAQAVAAAAAASEQQILADHHATEESFNENNCDGVVNQADPLVNNNASSYDQQTIDYHPHSYYNHTSCQQGEDDQQYDEIQDGQLDLADINFPWSLHEQESTSTSTPNSLMKQLSVHEQCDNIKPILEGITGFGEEGLSFEHDQAFDQHSYSTREHSPIEGRG; encoded by the exons ATGCAGAATCAAATTACCACCATTAGCACCTCCATTCCTAATCACCACCACACTACTCATACAACATTCGCCACTGCTAATAATCTCAATCATAACTATAGTACTAAGCGCgtaaacaataacaacaacaacaacaacaacaacaataacaagaacGTTCTTCTTCGTGTCAACGGTACAGGCCAAGCTTGTGCTGCATGCAAATATCAACGTCGGAAGTGTGCCCCTGACTGCGTTCTTGCCCCTTACTTTCCTCATGATCGCCAACGCCAATTCCTCAACGCGCATAAATTGTTTGGGGTCAGCAACATTACCAAGATTATTCGACACTTAGATCAACCTCTAAAAGACGAAGCCATGCGCACCATCATCTTCCAATCTGACGTTCGTGCCAATGACCCTGTTGGTGGTTGTTATCGTATCATCCGAGACCTGCAACGCCACATTGATTATTGCAAGGCGGAGTTAGATATCGTTCTTCATCAACTCGCTTACTGCAGAGCACaggctgttgctgctgctgctgctgcctCAGAACAACAGATATTAGCAGATCATCATGCAACGGAGGAATCATTCAATGAAAATAATTGTGATGGCGTTGTGAATCAGGCAGATCCTTTGGTGAATAATAATGCATCTTCATATGATCAACAGACTATAGACTACCATCCTCATAGTTATTACAATCATACTAGTTGTCAGCAAGGTGAAGATGATCAGCAATATGATGAAATTCAAGATGGCCAATTAGATTTAGCAGATATTAACTTCCCTTGGAGCTTGCATGAACAAGAATCCACGTCTACATCGACACCTAATTCTTTGATGAAGCAACTTTCTGTTCATGAACAATGTGACAATATCAAGCCGATTCTGGAGGGAATTAcaggttttggagaagaaggccTAAGTTTCGAACATGACCAAGCCTTTGATCAACACAG CTATTCAACAAGGGAACATAGTCCCATCGAAGGAAGAGGGTGA
- the LOC104237330 gene encoding beta-galactosidase 17 isoform X1: MSSMKFEIDRFSGRNNFNIWKIQIMALLRKEGSIHAIDGKYPKDISAPDKEKIEGDALSAIQLSLAPNVLCEVSTGTEETAKQLWEKLEGLYQDRSVTTRMLLQRRLHTFKMGSGTSLQDHLDAFNKLVMDLQIAGIKKEEETLACALLFSLTSGYRDIENSMMYSKEPIKLEQVRQALNSSDVRRHIEGDRDDQASGLFVRGRTSQQGKTKSKHRSKSRVNKKNTECWGCGKKGHFERDCPMSKSKEKASASTVEQVEIWWGILLPKIVSYAYKNGGPIMMVQIENEFGSYGDDKAYLHHLARIARRHLGDDVILYTTDGGSRENLNKGTIPGDTVFSAVDFTTGDDPWPNFKLQKEFNAPGKSPPLSTEFYTGWLTHWGEHIANTDATVTATYLERILSRNGSAVLYMAHGGTNFGFYNGANTGADESDYKPDLTSYDYDAPIKESGDIDNPKYQALRRVIAKYTAAPLASVPPNNEKKAYGLIKLQKTKSLFNIIDTKYFDGVTESEDPLAMESLGQMFGFMFYVSDYKAKANGSLLFIPKVRDRGQVFISCPSNSNEEIPKYVGTIARWSNTPIRLPHTQCSSGSKIYILVENMGRINYGQYIFDKKGILSPVYLDGEPLHKWKMLPIPFHNLNEDQQINSVISDAYTNLGNSVRKNLKNRINYHPEPAFYAGHLTVDEVKDTFLSFRGWSKGVAFINGYNIGRFWPSFGPQCNLYVPAPFLHKGKNLLVILELEVPNAELFVTSVDQPDFTCGSANSKVHQI, encoded by the exons atgagttccatgaagtttgaaattgatagattcagtggacgcaacaacttcaatatctggaagatccagataatggcgttactgcggaaggaaggttcaatccatgctattgacggaaagtatcctaaggatatatcagctcccgacaaggagaagattgaaggggatgcattgagtgcaatccaactatcccttgcacctaacgtgctttgtgaagtgagtacgggtaccgaagagacggccaaacagttatgggaaaagctagaagggctataccaagaccgatcagtgacaacaaggatgttgttacaacggcgtcttcacacatttaagatggggtcaggtacttcgttacaagatcatttagatgcgttcaataaacttgtcatggacttacagattgcaggaattaaaaaggaggaggagacgcttgcatgtgctttgctattttcattgacttcaggatatcgtgatattgagaattcaatgatgtatagcaaggagcctatcaagcttgagcaagtgcggcaggcacttaactctagtgatgtgcggaggcacattgaaggagatagagatgaccaggcaagtggcctctttgtaagaggccggactagccaacagggaaagaccaaatcaaagcacagatcaaagtctcgtgtgaacaagaagaatacagagtgttggggttgtggcaagaaggggcactttgaacgagactgcccaatgtcaaagtccaaggaaaaggcgagtgcatccacagttgaacag GTTGAGATATGGTGGGGAATTTTGCTGCCGAAGATAGTCTCTTATGCATACAAAAATGGCGGCCCTATAATGATGGTTCAG ATAGAAAATGAATTTGGTTCATATGGAGATGACAAGGCCTACCTGCATCATTTAGCAAGGATAGCCCGCAGACACCTTGGAGATGATGTTATTCT ATATACTACAGATGGAGGTTCAAGAGAAAATCTTAACAAAGGGACTATTCCTGGGGATACTGTCTTTTCAG CTGTCGATTTTACAACTGGAGACGATCCATGGCCCAATTTTAAGTTGCAAAAAGAGTTCAATGCACCAGGGAAATCACCACCTCTTTCTAC GGAGTTCTACACTGGCTGGCTCACGCACTGGGGAGAGCATATTGCAAATACTGATGCAACTGTTACAGCAACTTACTTAGAACGGATCTTGTCAAGAAATGGATCAGCTGTGCTCTAC ATGGCGCATGGTGGAACaaattttgggttttataatggTGCAAATACTGGTGCAGACGAGTCTGATTACAAGCCTGATCTTACATCCTATGATTAT GATGCACCTATCAAAGAATCTGGCGACATTGACAATCCAAAATACCAAG CTCTTCGGAGGGTGATTGCAAAATATACTGCAGCGCCTCTTGCCTCAGTTCCTCCCAATAATGAAAAGAAAGCATATGGCCTTATTAAGTTGCAGAAGACTAAATCTCTGTTCAACATAATTGATACTAAATACTTTGATGGTGTCACTGAATCTGAAGACCCACTTGCAATGGAGTCTTTGGGCCAG ATGTTTGGCTTCATGTTTTATGTTTCTGATTACAAAGCAAAAGCTAATGGAAGTTTGTTGTTCATACCAAAG GTGCGTGACAGGGGGCAAGTATTCATTTCATGCCCTTCAAACAGCAATGAAGAAATTCCAAAATATGTAGGCACTATAGCTAGATGGTCAAATACTCCAATCAGGCTTCCTCATACTCAATGTTCTTCTGGTAGCAAAATTTATATACTG GTAGAAAATATGGGGCGTATAAACTATGGGCAATATATCTTTGACAAGAAG GGTATACTGTCTCCTGTTTATTTAGATGGCGAGCCGCTGCATAAGTGGAAAATGTTGCCTATTCCTTTTCACAATCTGAATGAGGATCAACAGATTAATTCTGTTATTTCAGATGCATACACCAACCTTGGAAATTCTGTGCGGAAGAATCTGAAAAATAGAATAA ATTATCATCCAGAGCCAGCTTTCTATGCTGGTCATCTTACAGTTGATGAAGTGAAAGACACTTTTTTGTCATTTCGTGGCTGGAGTAAAGGGGTTGCATTTATCAATGGATATAATATAGGAAGATTTTGGCCG TCCTTTGGGCCACAGTGTAACCTTTATGTTCCCGCTCCGTTCCTGCACAAAGGGAAAAACCTTTTG GTCATTCTTGAGTTAGAGGTTCCAAATGCTGAGTTGTTTGTGACCTCAGTTGACCAACCGGATTTCACATGTGGTTCCGCAAATTCAAAAGTGCATCAAATCTGA